Genomic DNA from Gemmatimonadales bacterium:
TCAGACCCGATTCCTGCCCTGACCGCGACCGGTCTCGTTCAGTTTAAGTAACCACGCTGTAAGGGTTTACGACCATCGGCCGTGTTTGAGATTAGATTGTCGTGGTTGTGGACCGGCGCACGCGCTGGTCGGGCCGCCAGTTTCCCCGGATCAGGGTCGGTTTCGTGACTCCTTGGGTTCTTCGCATTGTGATCGCGTGTGTGGGCGTCTTCTTCCTGCAGACGACCATGCCAGCCGTTACCGGGCTGCTCGGCCTCCAGATGCATGGCTTGCTGTTCCGTCCCTGGACGCTGGTGACGTACATGTTCGTCCACGGCGGGTTGAGCCACATCTTCTGGAACCTGCTGATTCTCTATTTCTTCGGCCCGGCCCTCGAGTCGCGACTTGGCGGCACCCGTTTCCTGCGGCTCTTCCTGATCAGCGGCATCGTGGGCGGCCTGGGCTGGCTGATCTTCAGCGCCGTTCCCGGCGGAGGGTTTGGCCTCCTGATCGGCGCCTCAGGCGGCGTGTATGGCGTCCAGCTGGCCTTTGCGTACTATTGGCCGAGACAGCGGATCTACATCTGGGGCATCCTGCCAATCGAGGCCCGCTGGCTCGTCATCATCATGACGGCGATGTCGCTCTACGCAGGGCTGGGCGGTGGCGGCGGCAACGTGGCCCATTTTGCCCATCTCGGCGGATTCCTGGGCGGCTACCTCTATCTCAAGTTCATGGAACGACGCCAGCAGGCACCGCT
This window encodes:
- a CDS encoding rhomboid family intramembrane serine protease — encoded protein: MTPWVLRIVIACVGVFFLQTTMPAVTGLLGLQMHGLLFRPWTLVTYMFVHGGLSHIFWNLLILYFFGPALESRLGGTRFLRLFLISGIVGGLGWLIFSAVPGGGFGLLIGASGGVYGVQLAFAYYWPRQRIYIWGILPIEARWLVIIMTAMSLYAGLGGGGGNVAHFAHLGGFLGGYLYLKFMERRQQAPLREWREAARPAVPKLESTSGAMERWSRIRREDLHEVNRSELDRILDKISASGISSLSPAEREFLDRFSARLH